The Ignavibacteriales bacterium DNA window GAAATCGCCGGCCCATTCCAGCAGATCGCGTTCATCGGCGGTCTTCGGGCCCGAGAGGGCCGTCAGAAGCATCTCGTAACCCGGTATTCCCCCGCAATCCTCCGGGGGGCCCCGATCGAATGCATCCCGATCTACAACACCCCGAAGAAGAGCTTCGGGATAAATCGGGACCCCGAAGGAAGAGTTCAGGGTAAACCCCGACATTCCTTCGACTCGTTGCACTCGCTCAGGACGTCGGGGTAAACAAGTCGGGGTAAACATGCGCGCTCGCCAGCGAGACAGACCGGGAAGTGTTTGCCGATTTCGGGCTCAACGATCTTTTCAACGATGAGGTCGTGTTCCCATCCATCACCAAAATCATAGATGTACTTCAACCGATCCTTCTCTCCTGTGCTCGTTCGTTAGGGAAGATGTCAGGATGACTCGAGGGATCGTCGTCGAGTTGAGCGAAGATAACCGCCCTAGCTGCAGCAAGTGGTCGGCGAGCCCGCCAATAGTGAGGGGTTTGAGGTGCCCGCGTCTTGGGACGGGCTCTTCTTCTCTGGCAGTCTTGTTGACGATGTCAAGCGGAAGGCCGACAGCGATGAGTTTCTTCTTCATACAGCCGTTGCTCCTTCTTGCGAGGCGGATTTCCAATCCGTAATCCGGTAGAACTTTGCCAGCGTGTTCAGAATAGAGGCTTTGTCCTGGCCTTCGATTCCAAGCGATTTGAGATCGATCTCTTCCCTCTCCATCACCTTTAGGAATTCCCGCATGTCAGCTTGGATGTTGCCGGGGATTAACAAGGACAGATCGGGCTCGACCAAACGATACAGCCTGAAGACATCTCTTTTGTGCTTCTTGATGTCATTTCCCTTGACCTCTTCTCCCTTTGTCTTTCGCGCAGTCAGATCGAGGAACGCCCGTGCTTTCAGGAGGATCAGGTTCTCGGATCGCACCGTGGGTATGCCGGAAACTTCAATCCGTCCTTCTTTCAAAACTCCATAGTAGGCATCGTCGAGAAGGATCGCCGACATGCTCGCGGCTGTGCCGTCAGGTGAAATGGGCGCGATGTGGGCAACTTCGGGGAGCTGCAATTCCTCAGGCTTTCTTGAGAAGAGCTCAAGCTGGGCCGGGTAGCCATCCACACGCGGAGAGTTGAATCGATAGAATATCGGCCGGCCGCTGCTCTTCTCCAGAATTTCATAGTTGCCACGGCGGATGAAATCCCACAGCGCGGTGGGAAACCTACTATCAAGTGACTCAACGCAGAGTACGATGTCGAGATCTTCTGTAGCCCGAAAGGGGAGTCCGGCTTCTTCGTGCAGCACGTCGCACGCCGCTCCACCGATGAGAATATACTGATCGCGAAGAGAGCTGAAATGCTCGGCGAAGAGTGCAAGTCCCTCTACCATTGTATTTCCTCCATCATTCCCTCAAGCGCGGCGGTAGTCCGTTCATCATCTTCATCCTGCAGAGAGAGGTACAGAGAAAGGCGGTCGACAATCCCTTGCGCTGCGAACAGCTCGGGACGGTAGGTCCACAATTCCACCTGGTTGACGCCAGAGTCTGCAACCGGAACAACTTTCAGGTCCTTCCGGATTTCTCTCCATCTCTCAATCGCGCATGCATACGCCGGGATTGCCGGTTTTGCGATCATTGAATAGAGCGCAAGGGCGGTTAATCCGGCCTTGTTCATTTTTTCGCGGAGTCCAGCCTGCTCCACATATATACGCGCACGCACGGGGGAGCGCATCAATGGCATAGCCTTCTCCCATAGCTCCTTCCCCTTCATACCAATGGTGAGCTGGCGGTTCTTCTTTTTCGCGATCTGCTCACCAATCCCAAGTTGCTGCAACTCTGCAAACGCGCGCGTCATCGTCATGGGGGTGTAGTGAAGCCGGCGCGCCATTTCGCCCGGGTTCATCGGCACTGTCGCCCCCGTGTGAAGTACGTGCAGCATCAATGCCTGAGTCGAAGGGCTCATCACCGCTCGTACCTCGGGTTCTTCTCCGAACCGTTCGCGCAGATCGATACAGAACATGGGGAGATAGAGCTGGTTGCCCGGAATGACAAACGGCACCTGGTGCATGATCAGGCGATGCCGGTTGTGGCTGGTGATTTTCGGCCGCATGTACACCACCGGGAGGCTCGCTCGTTGCTCAAGCTGGGCTAATTGTTTCTGAAGCGCGACCGGGGGCCTCTCCTCCCTCTTCT harbors:
- a CDS encoding nucleotidyl transferase AbiEii/AbiGii toxin family protein, with product MVEGLALFAEHFSSLRDQYILIGGAACDVLHEEAGLPFRATEDLDIVLCVESLDSRFPTALWDFIRRGNYEILEKSSGRPIFYRFNSPRVDGYPAQLELFSRKPEELQLPEVAHIAPISPDGTAASMSAILLDDAYYGVLKEGRIEVSGIPTVRSENLILLKARAFLDLTARKTKGEEVKGNDIKKHKRDVFRLYRLVEPDLSLLIPGNIQADMREFLKVMEREEIDLKSLGIEGQDKASILNTLAKFYRITDWKSASQEGATAV